A stretch of DNA from Mugil cephalus isolate CIBA_MC_2020 chromosome 12, CIBA_Mcephalus_1.1, whole genome shotgun sequence:
TCCTTGAAATGTAAATTGTTTCACGTTGTTTGTACCTTGAGTCTAAGTGAAGTCGACTTTCGAGGCACAGAACCAGAACGATTCAAGTAAAAGCTTTGCATCAGGTCAAAATAGCTGCACAAACCAAACCCAATAAGAAAACGGAACTTCTCCTCAGAACAAAAAGCTAAAGTATTAGGTTGGAGGACTGTGGATTGCGGCTTTAACACCAAACACTATTGacctcatttcctcctccacaaGTTATGTGCTGGTTTCCGATCTGTTTTAGGGTGTAGGGGTTTATGAAACACTGCTAGGTTGGAGGGCAAGTCCAACAAAATGACCATAACAACTCTGTCAAACTTTGATTGAATTCTCCTCTGACATGTTTTGTCAGGGCGAGAAATATCAGAGGCTATTGATTGATTCGCTTCCCATTCATAAATCGTGCTCAGCGTTGTCGCGGGGATGCAGAGTGGAATATTGTTTTAAAGCGGTCCCTGACACCTCCACCAGTGCGGATGAATTACCGACACTTCAATAACTTGTGAAATACGTGCTCTTGTGCCTATGAAAGCCAACAGTTTAACGTGCCTCTCTTTTAGAACCCCATTACTTTAATGGAGGACAATTCCGGCTTGAAAAATTTACAGTTTTCCTCACGGATGCGGCCAGATAGAAATTGCTCGGTAACATCAGCTCACTCAGATTGCTCTTATAAATTGATGAGTTTCCCCCAATAGTGttaaaaggttttgtttttttttcttttcatgaacaGGGGACCCAAGTCTGTCTTCTTTCTGATGCAGCTTGTCTGCCCTCTTCTGGCGCTATGCTGTCATGAGGTCCGGTCGTGTTGACTTATCACTGTCAAAAATACCAATTAATAAATGAGAGAGCATAATATTAACTTTATAAAGAATATGTTATTCCGAAACAGAttgtaaaagaataaataacaatgcCATCCATCTAGAAATGATCCTATATGTAGCCATTTataatagtatagtatatagcTGTTTAATGGCAGTAAGTCTGTAAAACCATTACTCATAGCACTCCGTATATATTCTCCTGATCCTAGACACTATTAAGATGAGACTTATTTCTTATTTGGCAAAAACCACTGTCTGGAACCACTTCAAGGACTCCTTGAGCTGAAGGAGAGCAACCTTGTATAGTATTAAAGCTccgaaaacacacactttagcATCAATAGATCTGTAAAGCCATCAGACTGTCAGCATGAAGCGTGAAGTGTTTAATAAAGTCATCTTTGATAACTAATGAGGCTGTTTCTTGGTGCACGACGGACATCCACTCAGTCACAAAGTAAGTGCACCGAGTGGAAAAAATGGATTTACAATTAAAGCGGCAGTTTCCATGGTTCACCACCCATAAGCTATTTCAAAGAGTCATGGATCTAAGTTTTAGCATGTTTCTATATGAGAAACACACTTCCCTATtagagaaaggggggaaaaaaaagaaaagaaagagctcTCTGGAGTCAAAACCATCACCAGACGCCACTGCAGCGGTATTTTTGAGCCAGTGCGTCAGAGCTGCGCCCGTGGCCAAACCGCTTATTAAAACGCAGGGAAGCCAAATGCCATAAAGACAGAAGGCGGGCAGCTTGTTATTATTCTTTCTGAGAGGTGAACAGGCTGAGATCAATGGCTGAAGTGGTTTCCCCTCGCCACAACTATGGCTCTGTAAAGCACAAAGGGCCACGCGGCTCCGACCCTTACAGTCACCGATATTAACTATTCCAGGAGCTCTTTGAAAGGGGCTGCCAAGAATAATTTCCCACATGCAACATTTCCCACCAAAGCCACAGAGTCATGCTGGTGCAGAACGTGTGCCACCAGGCTGTACATGCCCCGACTAGGATGGCAGCATAGAATCAGCACAGAGCCAGATTCACTTAACAAGGCGTCAACTTTGAGCGTATGCAATGCAGATGAATTAGTTGTGTAGTTAATGCACATACTGTGCAGTACATTGCGTTTTGTGCAGCTGAAATGTGGCTATAAACCCCGAAAGACAAAGCTGCTATGAGGATCAAGTTGATGAAGTTCTCTCATTGGTTGCTGCAGTTTTACCTTAAATTGAGGTTCTATGTAACGTATGTCCCATTTATTAATATGTGACCTGGATCATACCACGCATTTCAACTCTTGTTGAAATGTCTCATTTGGACTGGACGTGGTTTTCTCCAGACAGAttcaattttgagaaaaaagtggCAATATACTCACACTGAGCTTCTTCTTTATAGATGATTCTGTTTCCTGTATGATACATAGTATTAAGGAGTGACCCGCTGTCATCAGCGGTGTTTGGAACGGCAACAGACTCATACATATGCATGTCACACACCAAGCCATGCATGATAGAGTGGAGCTTTTCTTCCTGACCGCAgctagtgtttatttttatatcagaCGTCCGACCAACGGTTGAAGCCCTTCCAGCGTGGTTTTGCAGGTTGCCAACCTGTAACGtcatttgtaatttaaaaaaagcctaTAGGGCATAAAATGGTAAAATAGAAAGTTTGGACTTAAAATAGTGTCTGGTCTCGTCCATTAATTTTGAGAAGAGGCTACTATTTAGTCAGCATGCCCACAGCTGcatgtatataatatacatcACGTCAATAGCTTGATATTAGAGCTAGCTGGATTGTGGGATGGTGACACATTATTTCTTGATTACCAAAACATATTCTGGTATATAATGAATGCCTCAAGTGCAGAACTGAACATTTATCTCAAATGATTGAACAAATGTATCATATGAAACATAAGGAATTGCAACAAATTTACTCAAAGCCCATGTATATTTGGACAAAGTAACACACTCTTTTAATACTTTGTTGAGAATCCTTTGGAAGAAATAACCACCAGTCTAAAAACAGTGGACATTACCAACAATGGTTTCCTGCCTACCTTGTGTAGAATGTTCCTCACCTGGCTTCATGTGGTGAAGGGGCTTTTCTTTACTGTCATCCAGACATCCAGGCCGTTCTCCATGGCAGAACTCAATACGGAGTCAATACGTAACCGCAATCACTTCAAGTGGCATCATTTGGTAAACAgataaaaatttttaaaaaattgtgcCAACGTGTCATTGTAGATAACTAAAACGCTCCTTTTAAAGGGCACAAATGAATCAAACACCCATGTCTACCAAACCACATGGGTTAATGAATTTTTATTAACCCGGCATGTACATAAGCATGtaaataagagaaagaaacaatggTTTAATGCTGAATGGCAGAAACAACAACTTGtgatttaaatctaaatattagACATTAAGTGTACCCGCCTTTGCTTGTTTGCCAGAATACTAACCAGATAAACAAGAAAATGATGTGGGCTTACCTTTCCTTATCCTGTACTCGtgccacaaacaaaacaaagggcTCTTAAATTGtatttgaaatcatttttactTACTTTGTATCGTTGTATGAAGTCACaacattttgtctgtgtgcaagtAGTGAATACTTTTCATAAAGTCATATATGTCTTTagaatgtttgtttgtatagTGACAAGGttgtattcatattcatattttacataAGGCACAGGCTGCGAACGCACAACATGCTTTGCAGTAAGGTACAGTATGTCTAACCTTTTACCAAAATGTTTCcacaacacaaagcagcagaaactttatttcttttcaagtAAGCTGACAAACCCTAGGGGGACCTTTTTTGAATTTCACCATgcattgaactgaattaatgatgtaaataaagtaaaataaattcaacagTGTCTACATACCTGTACCGTACAAATCCGGTTTGTGAAAGTAAAGTTGCGAGATCCCAATAGCTGACAATCTATTAATTGCCTGTATAATGTGTGCAATGCGTCCAAGGATGTTTGTACAGTCAAGCCCACTCGGTAGTGAATAGtgtgaaagaagaaaatcctCATCTCGATTGTCATCAACTGCAGAGGAGTTGCAGTTCACTGGAGTTGTAGCTCAAAGCGGGTGCCGTCACCTCCGTCCCACCCAGAGCATCCTGTCCTCTGATCTTTAGATTGACAAACTTTATCTTCCAGCTGTTGTTCTCCAGCGGGGAGCGGATAAGGCCGAATATAAGTTCAAAGATGCCCAGACAGGCCGCGTCTCTGTGAATGGTCCCAGCCACGGCCACAAGCACCAAGCCGTGGGGGGAGGCCAGGGCCCTGAGACCGTGAGGCTCCAGGTTGGGACTGAAGAGGAGGCGCTCCTCCCTGGTCAGGGCCAAGAGACGAAGGCTAACCAGTTCCGCACccaggaactcctccatctgtTCACTGCCAGCTCTGAGAAAGACACACTTCTGACGTCAGGgattgttttggggtttttattCGTTCTTCAAGCCACTTTGAAACAAACAACTGGAACTGTAAAAGTATGAATCTAAATCCAAGTTTGTCCAGAATCATGCATCCTCTAAGGCTCGGCAGTATATGTACTTTTTAAGGTTTATCAGTATACTTTTAAAATAGCTTCATGTTTCATTAAAgccgtgtctgtgtttgtatttcGTCTCTCGAACACTCTCCACGCAACCCCTTACAGTTTCTCTGTGTTGCAGTAATTCAGCAGGGAGCAGAGACTTACCTGTGTCCACTGTGAGAAATCCTGgatatgtttattatttaaatatttgaaaggaattttcatatttatatttcacagaGGTATGtttcaaacagaaaaggaaaaactgtcTGGGACAGTCAATTTTAACAAAAGGAGATTTTTGGTCCATAACACTGTCATAGTGAGCAGTGAAGACTATGAAGGGAAAAGTATTAGGTGGAAATTATTACTATACTGACATGTATGACCCCAGTGATTATTTTGAATAtcttatagatatatatatctatgagaACTACAGATGATGACATCTTCATTAACATGATTCAATGAATCTGATAAACCacaatatagaaaaaaaaaaaacaaaacagaaagctTTTGGCAGACTGATAGAGGAAGAAGAGGCCTGCTGTCTTGGTTGTCATCCAGTGAGGCAAACTAAAGAGGGCACACTCCTATTTGACATTTGTGAGAAATTCTACATGATTATCGTTTGAATTGTTAAGGTTAAATGTGTGCTGAGAGGTCACAGTGACCTTTGAATCCAAACCTTAAACATTACATTGTTTCGTTTCCACAAAGAGGTATAATTTTTAAGAAAAACGGGACAGATTGAGCTATGGTTTAATCTCTCCGTTAACAGTGTTCATACCTGGACAGGAGGCGTAGCTTCACATCTGGCCAGAAGTGATGTGGTCCCCAGTCCTGAGGCGGTTGGCCCAGTGAGAGGTTCTGACTGTTCAAGAGCTGGAAGAACCACTGGCAGAACTGCTGACCAAGCACCAGCGGGTCAAAGCCCACGCCAGCGCTCATATCCGTGGAATCAGATGATGCCTCTGTGGTCTGTTGCAGTCTAGATTGATCCGACTCTCCTTGAATGCTTTGGCCATCAGCAGCCTTGAAGGAATGAGAGGTTTTaggaattaaaatattttacatagactgtataattCATACTCCAGTGACACATGCTTTCAATGGTTAGTGCTTGAAGTTTTTCCTTGGAGGAAAATGTCGGTGCATTTATGCACTGATGTGAATTCTGAATTCTTTCGGCAAACGTTTTATTGGACGGACATCGTTTCCTATTGGAGAAAGCTTAGAGCGTCTCGGCTGTGGAGTGATCTGCCTGACGGATTCAGGTCTGTTGACTCTATGATTTTCTTTAGATCTGAGCATATAACAAACaagttttgtgcattttattgttttatttatctttgttttaagTAACCCATTTCTAAACcgatttttctttatttgaaaaagGGCTATAGGAATTAAGGAAAAAagattattcttttaaaaacattggAGCCACATTATGTGGAAAGATCACTTGACTGATGAGACGGCATCAGCTGGCGtctaaattgaaattaaaagtattttgttAATGACACTGAAGAAATTCAACGGCACAGCCCTTCATCTGACgaaggacacacacatgaagGTAGCTTAGACTATGATCAGTTACAGAAAGAATAAggtcttttgtgaccttttaattaaaatgatcatcCCAGCATAGATAGAAGAGAACGTCCAACATGTAATACTGCTACTCTCATTATCTCAGGAAATTAAGTGTCCACTAGCTGAATTATACCTATTTTATACAAATTGAGTAGTAGGCATGTAGCTGTGTACGTAAGATTCAAGTGATCTACTATTAATATATGCCACTTCACTGTGAGAGCCACTTATCAATCTCAGCATCTCCCTACTGATTCCTTTAAACATTGTAAGAATAACTAGCTCTTAGAAGTATTTGCAAATTACTTCAAATGTGTTCAATGTGACTGGAGAGcattgtggttttcacagtatTCTAATCAGTTCTCAAGCTGTTTCTACTGTTCTCTGTGTTGCATTACAGTTATATGCGATTCCACTCCCAAATCCTTTatgctctttgtgtttcctccatACACAGATTGGTGTCCGCATGTCAGAGACTAGTGTCCCCTGTACCTACCTTCACTGAGGCCCAAAGCTCCAGAGTCCTTCTCACCAGCTGGTGCTTCTCGCTGCTCGGGGGCATCGCCACACCTTCCTTGGCCAGATACTTGAATATGACGTCGCGGTGAACCTTCTTCCTTCGCAGGAGCTCCTCGGCATTTTTAGTGAACGACAGAATCGTTTCCGTAGCCTCTATATTAACAGGTGTACATCATGTGGAAAGCAaattaatgatttaaatgtCTGAACGTGATGCACTTAGCTGAGTTAGACCAAAGTGAAATAACAGAGCCGTATTCCTCTTTTGATGGCTCTATCCTCAGCTCATGTCAAAATCTTAACAGTTTCTTCTGTATTTATTGGTAAAGGTAAGCAATAAGTTGTTAGTTCACGGCTTGTACAGGAACTTTAGACTCTTAGTATAGCTGACTTCCTGTTTGCTATTTGGTACAGATTGGACGCTTACCTGCCATATTTTCCACAACGATCATCTTATTTGTGACCGTGTCACTGAGTGAGAGTAAGTCGCTATTTGTCATTAAGTTCAGTATCTTTGTAAATCCAGCACGCTCTGTTTCTGACAGCCCTGACATCTTCGCAGAAGAAACATTTACCAGTCTTCGTCCATTCGTGTCCAGCTCGAAAATGTGCCCGTGCGGAAACAACTAGCAGAACGAAAACCGGTCCGCTCAACGCCGTGGTTGCTATGGTGCTATTGTTTCGCTCCTGACAACTCAGGGGATCGCTAGGCTACTGGAAAAGATAAACATATAAATGACAATATATAACGGAATGACTATCGGAGTTTGAGCAACGACTGGCAGGTTAATGATTCCCGACTACAAACTGCATTTATGATCCCGACTATATGAAAAGTACATGCAAAGATGTAGTTACGTATGTGTCATTCATCCTCCTCCGTTTCGTTGCTGTAtcctaaataaaatgtcatacaAGGACAACTCTTTCGCAGGAATTCGTGTTCATTGATTAGTTAGGGCTCGGGAATAAACTTGGCCTCACCCATGCGCCGAGGTGACTCGAACGCATCATAGAACATCCGTTGCTGCCTTCATGGCCGTACAAATTCTGGGTCTCTTCACAATAGCAATTCGCTGCCCGTTTTAAGTAAACTATAAACAGTGATAGCTTATCACTTGTTGATTTAGATTAgaaattaaagggaaaaaaatattatacacgtaaaataatgttaatgttcgCTATTTATAGGCCAATTTACCACATACAGTCTACCTAAAGGCTCTCAGTTTACTGTATAGACAATGTTTTTTGTCATGGATTTTGTAGCCGAGTTATTGTCCTGGTGACAAATGTCACACTGGAAAGGCGAGTAGTCTACTGCTCTGGCTTGAGAGCAGATTGGCAGCTAACAGTGGTGGTTGGTAGAGGTCCAGAGCTGCAGGGCACTGGGTCAGAAAGCTGGATCAGTTGGGGGCGCACAAGCCTTATGTCACAAGGTAATTTGCTTAAGAGCCTATCCAATAATTACAGTTTTCTAAAACTTTTACAagttaatttgtatttgtattgacAATAGACTACGTCTTAAGAATGGACAATATTTGCAAGGGCAACGTGATTTAAGGGATTGCTCGACAATACTATTTTTCTGTTCGCACCTGAAGGCATCAGAAGACCAGCTGGCTAGCTTAAATGCGGCTGCGCAGTGGGGATGCACCGTTGGGGAGAAGCTGGTCCGTTTACCTGCAAGATAAGCCGTTTAGATGTTGTGGAACTTGgttattcattaatatttttaattgacGAGACAAAGCGGGTCAACTCTGCAGTTTAACGTCGTACTCCCGTGTCAAGCGAGGGAACCAAACCCTGAAAGGTAATTTCctaatattattttgttatttcataaCGTAGCCTAGCTAGTGTGCCGTTAATGTTCAGCGTCAAATAGTGTCACTAAAGTGTAATACTTTTCGTTAGTTTTGTCGGTTATATTTCTGTCTACTTGTAGTTGCGATATAAAATAACGTTATGCGTAATTCAATACAGCACCGCGTGTTTAAATTAATACTCCTGTCTAAGACAGTATGCACCGTGCTACAAACAGGCATTATCATGTAAACCTAATTCCAAAACCGACCCacttagtgtttatttttagtcatATTGTCCCCAAATGTGTTCATTACTTTCCTTGCAACAtagaaaatgtgtctgtgttgataCGGTGTTATGTAGAGAACAACcggtttctgtttagttttcgCGCAGGTAAATGTGCGATGTCACTATTAACTAAGCACcctaaattaaaatgtcaaaacttGGACTCTGGCCCGTGGTGGAAAGCTGGCATCAATATGGAATGTGGCATGCGGAGGTTGATCAACCATTATTGACTGACTGTTGCCCCATCAAATGAGTCACAGTGAAAGAGGAACTAACTCTATACATAATCAGTCTCTTTCCCATCACACCGGTGCGTTTTCAACAGAAGGAAACACGCCCCTGGCCTTCTTTCCACACAAGGAAGTGTCTGGTGATGAGCAAGAAGTTAATGAACTGCACCATTGACTTCACTACTTGGTAAATGACCAGGTCACGTTTGTAGAAGACGAGGGGCTGTTGAGGTTTAAATCCCTCAACCAGCCAAGAGATTATCACGCTGAACTACTGTTGAGATGAGTAGAGACGGATCATTTCACTCTTAAACTTACATTAGcttgtataatatatatatatatatatatagctcaAATACATGTGGAGAGTAAAGATTTGCAATCTATCAAGGTGTTTATCGTGTAGAGATCAAGGTATGGAACAGGCTGGCGACTAAGTAAACAGAACTGGTCTAAGGTTTTATTCTGGTTAAATCTTTTCAACCTAATCTTatgtcaattatttttttttattatttgttccattaatCCTCTGTCTTAAGTCTTAAATCAACTATTTTCTGAGTAGTCGAATAACCTTTTAGTCAACCGCTACATATTGGGCGACATAGcggaacgtttttttttttttaaacttttatataAACATCATACTGTGCCTCcagctttattatttatctacaTAAAGCTGCTTGCACCGAGCCtcatgttgtttagttttgtagaACTatatgctcaaaaaaaaaaaaaaaactccttacGCAACTTGCAAATGCACTGAAAAGCATAGCTTCAGAGAGTATACATTGAGTTCTTGTCCCAACAAACTAATCACGGCACGATGACGACTCTTGGGCAACTAAGAATGAGACAGAACTCGCTCTAATA
This window harbors:
- the c12h3orf38 gene encoding uncharacterized protein C3orf38 homolog — its product is MSGLSETERAGFTKILNLMTNSDLLSLSDTVTNKMIVVENMAEATETILSFTKNAEELLRRKKVHRDVIFKYLAKEGVAMPPSSEKHQLVRRTLELWASVKAADGQSIQGESDQSRLQQTTEASSDSTDMSAGVGFDPLVLGQQFCQWFFQLLNSQNLSLGQPPQDWGPHHFWPDVKLRLLSRAGSEQMEEFLGAELVSLRLLALTREERLLFSPNLEPHGLRALASPHGLVLVAVAGTIHRDAACLGIFELIFGLIRSPLENNSWKIKFVNLKIRGQDALGGTEVTAPALSYNSSELQLLCS